From a region of the Pongo abelii isolate AG06213 chromosome 9, NHGRI_mPonAbe1-v2.0_pri, whole genome shotgun sequence genome:
- the MAP4K2 gene encoding mitogen-activated protein kinase kinase kinase kinase 2 isoform X1, which yields MALLRDVSLQDPRDRFELLQRVGAGTYGDVYKARDTVTSELAAVKIVKLDPGDDISSLQQEITILRECRHPNVVAYIGSYLRNDRLWICMEFCGGGSLQEIYHATGPLEERQIAYVCREALKGLHHLHSQGKIHRDIKGANLLLTLQGDVKLADFGVSGELTASVAKRRSFIGTPYWMAPEVAAVERKGGYNELCDVWALGITAIELGELQPPLFHLHPMRALMLMSKSSFQPPKLRDKTRWTQNFHHFLKLALTKNPKKRPTAEKLLQHPFTTQQLPRALLTQLLDKASDPHLGTPSPEDCELETYDMFPDTIHSRGQHGPAERTPSEIQFHQVKFGAPRRKETDPLNEPWEEEWTLLGKEELSGSLLQSVQEALEERSLTIRSASEFQVPHRRRLELGSRPLQRVRLEWDTVTGQPGNGWAGPCPSYQELDSPDDTMGTIKRAPFLGPLPPEPPAEEPLSSPPGTVPPPPSGPNSSPRLPTAWATMKQREDPERSSCHGLPPTPKVHMGACFSKVFNGCPLRIHAAVTWIHPVTRDQFLVVGAEEGIYTLNLHELHEDTLEKLISHRCSWLYCVNNVLLSLSGKSTHIWAHDLPGLFEQRRLQQQVPLSIPTNRLTQRIIPRRFALSTKIPDTKGCLQCRVVRNPYTGATFLLAALPTSLLLLQWYEPLQKFLLLKNFSSPLPSPAGMLEPLVLDGKELPQVCVGAEGPEGPGCRVLFHVLPLEAGLTPDILIPPEGIPGSAQQVIQVDRDTILVSFERCVRIVNMQGEPTATLAPELTFDFPIETVVCLQDSVLAFWSHGMQGRSLDTNEVTQEITDETRIFRVLGAHRDIILESIPTDNPEAHSNLYILTGHQSTY from the exons ATGGCGCTGCTGCGGGATGTGTCGCTGCAGGACCCGCGGGACCGCTTCGAGCTGCTGCAGCGCGTGGGGGCCGGGACCTATGGCGACGTCTACAAG GCCCGCGACACGGTCACGTCCGAACTGGCCGCCGTGAAGATAGTCAAGCTAGACCCAG GGGACGACATCAGCTCCCTCCAGCAGGAAATCACCATCCTGCGTGAGTGCCGCCACCCCAATGTGGTGGCCTACATTGGCAGCTACCTCAG GAATGACCGCTTGTGGATCTGCATGGAGTTCTGCGGAGGGGGCTCCCTGCAGGAGATTTACCATG CCACTGGGCCCCTGGAGGAGCGGCAGATTGCCTACGTCTGCCGAGAGGCACTGAAG GGGCTCCACCACCTGCATTCTCAGGGGAAGATCCACAGAGACATCAAG GGAGCCAACCTTCTCCTCACTCTCCAGGGAGATGTCAAACTGG CTGACTTTGGGGTGTCAGGCGAGCTGACAGCGTCTGTGGCCAAGAGGAGGTCTTTCATTGGGACTCCCTACTG GATGGCTCCCGAGGTGGCTGCTGTGGAGCGCAAAGGTGGCTACAACGAGCTATGTGACGTCTGGGCCCTGGGCATCACTGCCATTGAGCTGGGCGAGCTGCAGCCCCCTCTGTTCCACCTGCACCCCATGAG GGCCCTGATGCTCATGTCGAAGAGCAGCTTCCAACCACCCAAACTGAGAGATAAGACTCGTTG GACCCAGAATTTCCACCACTTTCTCAAACTGGCCCTGACCAAGAATCCTAAGAAGAGGCCGACAGCAGAGAAGCTCCTGCAG CACCCGTTCACAACTCAGCAGCTCCCTCGGGCCCTCCTCACACAGCTGCTGGACAAAGCCAGTGACCCTCATCTGGGGACCCCCTCCCCTGAGGACTGTGAGCTGGAG ACCTATGACATGTTTCCAGACACCATTCACTCCCGGGGGCAGCACGGCCCAGCCGAGAGGACCCCCTCGGAGATCCAGT TTCACCAGGTGAAATTTGGCGCCCCACGCAGGAAGGAAACTGACCCGCTGAATGAGCCG TGGGAGGAAGAGTGGACACTACTGGGAAAGGAAGAGCTGAGTGG GAGCCTGCTGCAGTCGGTCCAGGAGGCCTTGGAGGAAAG GAGTCTGACCATTCGGTCAGCCTCAGAATTCCAGGTGCCACACAGAAGGAGGCTGGAGCTGGGATCCAGGCCACTGCAGAGGGTACGATTGGAGTGGGATACGGTTACAGGGCAACCTGGTAACGGCTGGGCTGGGCCCTGCCCCTCCTACCAGGAGCTGGACTCCCCAGATGATACCATGGGAACCATCAAGCGGGCCCCGTTCCTAGGGCCACTCCCCCCTGAGCCTCCAGCAGAGGAGCCTCTGTCCAGTCCCCCAG GAACCGTGCCCCCACCTCCTTCAGGCCCCAATAGCTCCCCACGGCTGCCCACGGCCTGGGCCACCATGAAGCAGCGGGAGGATCCTGAG agGTCATCCTGCCACGGGCTCCCCCCAACTCCCAAGGTGCAT ATGGGCGCCTGCTTCTCCAAGGTCTTCAATGGCTGCCCCCTGCGGATCCACGCTGCTGTCACCTGGATTCACCCTGTTACTCGGG ACCAGTTCCTGGTGGTAGGGGCTGAGGAAGGCATCTACACACTCAACCTGCATGAACTGCATGAGGATACGCTGGAGAAG CTGATTTCACATCGCTGCTCCTGGCTCTACTGCGTGAACAACGTGCTGCTGTCACTCTCAG GGAAATCCACGCACATCTGGGCCCATGACCTCCCAGGCCTGTTTGAGCAGCGGAGGCTACAGCAACAGGTTCCCCTCTCCATCCCCACCAACCGCCTCACCCAGCGCATCATCCCCAG GCGCTTTGCTCTGTCCACCAAGATTCCTGACACCAAAGGCTGCTTGCAGTGTCGTGTGG TGCGGAACCCCTACACGGGTGCCACCTTCCTGCTGGCTGCCCTGCCCACCAGCCTGCTCCTGCTGCAGTGGTACGAGCCGCTGCAGAAGTTCCTGCTGCTGAAG AACTTCTCCAGCCCTCTGCCCAGCCCAGCTGGGATGCTGGAGCCGCTGGTGCTGGATGGGAAGGAGCTGCCGCAGGTGTGTGTGGGGGCTGAGGGGCCTGAGGGGCCCGGCTGCCGCGTCCTGTTCCATGTCCTGCCCCTGGAGGCTGGCCTGACGCCCGACATCCTCATCCCACCTG AGGGGATCCCAGGCTCGGCCCAGCAGGTGATCCAGGTGGACAGGGACACAATCCTAGTCAGCTTTGAAC GCTGTGTGAGGATTGTCAACATGCAGGGCGAGCCCACGGCCACACTGGCACCTGAGTTGACCTTTGATTTCCCCATCGAGACTGTGG TGTGCCTGCAGGACAGCGTGCTGGCCTTCTGGAGCCATGGGATGCAAGGCCGAAGCCTGGATACCAACGAG GTGACCCAGGAGATCACAGATGAAACAAGGATCTTCCGAGTGCTTGGGGCCCACAG AGACATCATCCTGGAGAGCATTCCCACTGACAACCCAGAGGCACACAGCAACCTCTACATCCTCACGGGCCACCAGAGCACCTACTAA
- the MAP4K2 gene encoding mitogen-activated protein kinase kinase kinase kinase 2 isoform X3 yields the protein MALLRDVSLQDPRDRFELLQRVGAGTYGDVYKARDTVTSELAAVKIVKLDPGDDISSLQQEITILRECRHPNVVAYIGSYLRNDRLWICMEFCGGGSLQEIYHATGPLEERQIAYVCREALKGLHHLHSQGKIHRDIKGANLLLTLQGDVKLADFGVSGELTASVAKRRSFIGTPYWMAPEVAAVERKGGYNELCDVWALGITAIELGELQPPLFHLHPMRALMLMSKSSFQPPKLRDKTRWTQNFHHFLKLALTKNPKKRPTAEKLLQHPFTTQQLPRALLTQLLDKASDPHLGTPSPEDCELETYDMFPDTIHSRGQHGPAERTPSEIQFHQVKFGAPRRKETDPLNEPWEEEWTLLGKEELSGSLLQSVQEALEERSLTIRSASEFQELDSPDDTMGTIKRAPFLGPLPPEPPAEEPLSSPPGTVPPPPSGPNSSPRLPTAWATMKQREDPERSSCHGLPPTPKVHMGACFSKVFNGCPLRIHAAVTWIHPVTRDQFLVVGAEEGIYTLNLHELHEDTLEKLISHRCSWLYCVNNVLLSLSGKSTHIWAHDLPGLFEQRRLQQQVPLSIPTNRLTQRIIPRRFALSTKIPDTKGCLQCRVVRNPYTGATFLLAALPTSLLLLQWYEPLQKFLLLKNFSSPLPSPAGMLEPLVLDGKELPQVCVGAEGPEGPGCRVLFHVLPLEAGLTPDILIPPEGIPGSAQQVIQVDRDTILVSFERCVRIVNMQGEPTATLAPELTFDFPIETVVCLQDSVLAFWSHGMQGRSLDTNEVTQEITDETRIFRVLGAHRDIILESIPTDNPEAHSNLYILTGHQSTY from the exons ATGGCGCTGCTGCGGGATGTGTCGCTGCAGGACCCGCGGGACCGCTTCGAGCTGCTGCAGCGCGTGGGGGCCGGGACCTATGGCGACGTCTACAAG GCCCGCGACACGGTCACGTCCGAACTGGCCGCCGTGAAGATAGTCAAGCTAGACCCAG GGGACGACATCAGCTCCCTCCAGCAGGAAATCACCATCCTGCGTGAGTGCCGCCACCCCAATGTGGTGGCCTACATTGGCAGCTACCTCAG GAATGACCGCTTGTGGATCTGCATGGAGTTCTGCGGAGGGGGCTCCCTGCAGGAGATTTACCATG CCACTGGGCCCCTGGAGGAGCGGCAGATTGCCTACGTCTGCCGAGAGGCACTGAAG GGGCTCCACCACCTGCATTCTCAGGGGAAGATCCACAGAGACATCAAG GGAGCCAACCTTCTCCTCACTCTCCAGGGAGATGTCAAACTGG CTGACTTTGGGGTGTCAGGCGAGCTGACAGCGTCTGTGGCCAAGAGGAGGTCTTTCATTGGGACTCCCTACTG GATGGCTCCCGAGGTGGCTGCTGTGGAGCGCAAAGGTGGCTACAACGAGCTATGTGACGTCTGGGCCCTGGGCATCACTGCCATTGAGCTGGGCGAGCTGCAGCCCCCTCTGTTCCACCTGCACCCCATGAG GGCCCTGATGCTCATGTCGAAGAGCAGCTTCCAACCACCCAAACTGAGAGATAAGACTCGTTG GACCCAGAATTTCCACCACTTTCTCAAACTGGCCCTGACCAAGAATCCTAAGAAGAGGCCGACAGCAGAGAAGCTCCTGCAG CACCCGTTCACAACTCAGCAGCTCCCTCGGGCCCTCCTCACACAGCTGCTGGACAAAGCCAGTGACCCTCATCTGGGGACCCCCTCCCCTGAGGACTGTGAGCTGGAG ACCTATGACATGTTTCCAGACACCATTCACTCCCGGGGGCAGCACGGCCCAGCCGAGAGGACCCCCTCGGAGATCCAGT TTCACCAGGTGAAATTTGGCGCCCCACGCAGGAAGGAAACTGACCCGCTGAATGAGCCG TGGGAGGAAGAGTGGACACTACTGGGAAAGGAAGAGCTGAGTGG GAGCCTGCTGCAGTCGGTCCAGGAGGCCTTGGAGGAAAG GAGTCTGACCATTCGGTCAGCCTCAGAATTCCAG GAGCTGGACTCCCCAGATGATACCATGGGAACCATCAAGCGGGCCCCGTTCCTAGGGCCACTCCCCCCTGAGCCTCCAGCAGAGGAGCCTCTGTCCAGTCCCCCAG GAACCGTGCCCCCACCTCCTTCAGGCCCCAATAGCTCCCCACGGCTGCCCACGGCCTGGGCCACCATGAAGCAGCGGGAGGATCCTGAG agGTCATCCTGCCACGGGCTCCCCCCAACTCCCAAGGTGCAT ATGGGCGCCTGCTTCTCCAAGGTCTTCAATGGCTGCCCCCTGCGGATCCACGCTGCTGTCACCTGGATTCACCCTGTTACTCGGG ACCAGTTCCTGGTGGTAGGGGCTGAGGAAGGCATCTACACACTCAACCTGCATGAACTGCATGAGGATACGCTGGAGAAG CTGATTTCACATCGCTGCTCCTGGCTCTACTGCGTGAACAACGTGCTGCTGTCACTCTCAG GGAAATCCACGCACATCTGGGCCCATGACCTCCCAGGCCTGTTTGAGCAGCGGAGGCTACAGCAACAGGTTCCCCTCTCCATCCCCACCAACCGCCTCACCCAGCGCATCATCCCCAG GCGCTTTGCTCTGTCCACCAAGATTCCTGACACCAAAGGCTGCTTGCAGTGTCGTGTGG TGCGGAACCCCTACACGGGTGCCACCTTCCTGCTGGCTGCCCTGCCCACCAGCCTGCTCCTGCTGCAGTGGTACGAGCCGCTGCAGAAGTTCCTGCTGCTGAAG AACTTCTCCAGCCCTCTGCCCAGCCCAGCTGGGATGCTGGAGCCGCTGGTGCTGGATGGGAAGGAGCTGCCGCAGGTGTGTGTGGGGGCTGAGGGGCCTGAGGGGCCCGGCTGCCGCGTCCTGTTCCATGTCCTGCCCCTGGAGGCTGGCCTGACGCCCGACATCCTCATCCCACCTG AGGGGATCCCAGGCTCGGCCCAGCAGGTGATCCAGGTGGACAGGGACACAATCCTAGTCAGCTTTGAAC GCTGTGTGAGGATTGTCAACATGCAGGGCGAGCCCACGGCCACACTGGCACCTGAGTTGACCTTTGATTTCCCCATCGAGACTGTGG TGTGCCTGCAGGACAGCGTGCTGGCCTTCTGGAGCCATGGGATGCAAGGCCGAAGCCTGGATACCAACGAG GTGACCCAGGAGATCACAGATGAAACAAGGATCTTCCGAGTGCTTGGGGCCCACAG AGACATCATCCTGGAGAGCATTCCCACTGACAACCCAGAGGCACACAGCAACCTCTACATCCTCACGGGCCACCAGAGCACCTACTAA
- the MAP4K2 gene encoding mitogen-activated protein kinase kinase kinase kinase 2 isoform X4 encodes MALLRDVSLQDPRDRFELLQRVGAGTYGDVYKARDTVTSELAAVKIVKLDPGDDISSLQQEITILRECRHPNVVAYIGSYLRNDRLWICMEFCGGGSLQEIYHATGPLEERQIAYVCREALKGLHHLHSQGKIHRDIKGANLLLTLQGDVKLADFGVSGELTASVAKRRSFIGTPYWMAPEVAAVERKGGYNELCDVWALGITAIELGELQPPLFHLHPMRALMLMSKSSFQPPKLRDKTRWTQNFHHFLKLALTKNPKKRPTAEKLLQHPFTTQQLPRALLTQLLDKASDPHLGTPSPEDCELETYDMFPDTIHSRGQHGPAERTPSEIQFHQVKFGAPRRKETDPLNEPWEEEWTLLGKEELSGSLLQSVQEALEERSLTIRSASEFQELDSPDDTMGTIKRAPFLGPLPPEPPAEEPLSSPPGPNSSPRLPTAWATMKQREDPERSSCHGLPPTPKVHMGACFSKVFNGCPLRIHAAVTWIHPVTRDQFLVVGAEEGIYTLNLHELHEDTLEKLISHRCSWLYCVNNVLLSLSGKSTHIWAHDLPGLFEQRRLQQQVPLSIPTNRLTQRIIPRRFALSTKIPDTKGCLQCRVVRNPYTGATFLLAALPTSLLLLQWYEPLQKFLLLKNFSSPLPSPAGMLEPLVLDGKELPQVCVGAEGPEGPGCRVLFHVLPLEAGLTPDILIPPEGIPGSAQQVIQVDRDTILVSFERCVRIVNMQGEPTATLAPELTFDFPIETVVCLQDSVLAFWSHGMQGRSLDTNEVTQEITDETRIFRVLGAHRDIILESIPTDNPEAHSNLYILTGHQSTY; translated from the exons ATGGCGCTGCTGCGGGATGTGTCGCTGCAGGACCCGCGGGACCGCTTCGAGCTGCTGCAGCGCGTGGGGGCCGGGACCTATGGCGACGTCTACAAG GCCCGCGACACGGTCACGTCCGAACTGGCCGCCGTGAAGATAGTCAAGCTAGACCCAG GGGACGACATCAGCTCCCTCCAGCAGGAAATCACCATCCTGCGTGAGTGCCGCCACCCCAATGTGGTGGCCTACATTGGCAGCTACCTCAG GAATGACCGCTTGTGGATCTGCATGGAGTTCTGCGGAGGGGGCTCCCTGCAGGAGATTTACCATG CCACTGGGCCCCTGGAGGAGCGGCAGATTGCCTACGTCTGCCGAGAGGCACTGAAG GGGCTCCACCACCTGCATTCTCAGGGGAAGATCCACAGAGACATCAAG GGAGCCAACCTTCTCCTCACTCTCCAGGGAGATGTCAAACTGG CTGACTTTGGGGTGTCAGGCGAGCTGACAGCGTCTGTGGCCAAGAGGAGGTCTTTCATTGGGACTCCCTACTG GATGGCTCCCGAGGTGGCTGCTGTGGAGCGCAAAGGTGGCTACAACGAGCTATGTGACGTCTGGGCCCTGGGCATCACTGCCATTGAGCTGGGCGAGCTGCAGCCCCCTCTGTTCCACCTGCACCCCATGAG GGCCCTGATGCTCATGTCGAAGAGCAGCTTCCAACCACCCAAACTGAGAGATAAGACTCGTTG GACCCAGAATTTCCACCACTTTCTCAAACTGGCCCTGACCAAGAATCCTAAGAAGAGGCCGACAGCAGAGAAGCTCCTGCAG CACCCGTTCACAACTCAGCAGCTCCCTCGGGCCCTCCTCACACAGCTGCTGGACAAAGCCAGTGACCCTCATCTGGGGACCCCCTCCCCTGAGGACTGTGAGCTGGAG ACCTATGACATGTTTCCAGACACCATTCACTCCCGGGGGCAGCACGGCCCAGCCGAGAGGACCCCCTCGGAGATCCAGT TTCACCAGGTGAAATTTGGCGCCCCACGCAGGAAGGAAACTGACCCGCTGAATGAGCCG TGGGAGGAAGAGTGGACACTACTGGGAAAGGAAGAGCTGAGTGG GAGCCTGCTGCAGTCGGTCCAGGAGGCCTTGGAGGAAAG GAGTCTGACCATTCGGTCAGCCTCAGAATTCCAG GAGCTGGACTCCCCAGATGATACCATGGGAACCATCAAGCGGGCCCCGTTCCTAGGGCCACTCCCCCCTGAGCCTCCAGCAGAGGAGCCTCTGTCCAGTCCCCCAG GCCCCAATAGCTCCCCACGGCTGCCCACGGCCTGGGCCACCATGAAGCAGCGGGAGGATCCTGAG agGTCATCCTGCCACGGGCTCCCCCCAACTCCCAAGGTGCAT ATGGGCGCCTGCTTCTCCAAGGTCTTCAATGGCTGCCCCCTGCGGATCCACGCTGCTGTCACCTGGATTCACCCTGTTACTCGGG ACCAGTTCCTGGTGGTAGGGGCTGAGGAAGGCATCTACACACTCAACCTGCATGAACTGCATGAGGATACGCTGGAGAAG CTGATTTCACATCGCTGCTCCTGGCTCTACTGCGTGAACAACGTGCTGCTGTCACTCTCAG GGAAATCCACGCACATCTGGGCCCATGACCTCCCAGGCCTGTTTGAGCAGCGGAGGCTACAGCAACAGGTTCCCCTCTCCATCCCCACCAACCGCCTCACCCAGCGCATCATCCCCAG GCGCTTTGCTCTGTCCACCAAGATTCCTGACACCAAAGGCTGCTTGCAGTGTCGTGTGG TGCGGAACCCCTACACGGGTGCCACCTTCCTGCTGGCTGCCCTGCCCACCAGCCTGCTCCTGCTGCAGTGGTACGAGCCGCTGCAGAAGTTCCTGCTGCTGAAG AACTTCTCCAGCCCTCTGCCCAGCCCAGCTGGGATGCTGGAGCCGCTGGTGCTGGATGGGAAGGAGCTGCCGCAGGTGTGTGTGGGGGCTGAGGGGCCTGAGGGGCCCGGCTGCCGCGTCCTGTTCCATGTCCTGCCCCTGGAGGCTGGCCTGACGCCCGACATCCTCATCCCACCTG AGGGGATCCCAGGCTCGGCCCAGCAGGTGATCCAGGTGGACAGGGACACAATCCTAGTCAGCTTTGAAC GCTGTGTGAGGATTGTCAACATGCAGGGCGAGCCCACGGCCACACTGGCACCTGAGTTGACCTTTGATTTCCCCATCGAGACTGTGG TGTGCCTGCAGGACAGCGTGCTGGCCTTCTGGAGCCATGGGATGCAAGGCCGAAGCCTGGATACCAACGAG GTGACCCAGGAGATCACAGATGAAACAAGGATCTTCCGAGTGCTTGGGGCCCACAG AGACATCATCCTGGAGAGCATTCCCACTGACAACCCAGAGGCACACAGCAACCTCTACATCCTCACGGGCCACCAGAGCACCTACTAA
- the MAP4K2 gene encoding mitogen-activated protein kinase kinase kinase kinase 2 isoform X2 — protein MALLRDVSLQDPRDRFELLQRVGAGTYGDVYKARDTVTSELAAVKIVKLDPGDDISSLQQEITILRECRHPNVVAYIGSYLRNDRLWICMEFCGGGSLQEIYHATGPLEERQIAYVCREALKGLHHLHSQGKIHRDIKGANLLLTLQGDVKLADFGVSGELTASVAKRRSFIGTPYWMAPEVAAVERKGGYNELCDVWALGITAIELGELQPPLFHLHPMRALMLMSKSSFQPPKLRDKTRWTQNFHHFLKLALTKNPKKRPTAEKLLQHPFTTQQLPRALLTQLLDKASDPHLGTPSPEDCELETYDMFPDTIHSRGQHGPAERTPSEIQFHQVKFGAPRRKETDPLNEPWEEEWTLLGKEELSGSLLQSVQEALEERSLTIRSASEFQVPHRRRLELGSRPLQRVRLEWDTVTGQPGNGWAGPCPSYQELDSPDDTMGTIKRAPFLGPLPPEPPAEEPLSSPPGPNSSPRLPTAWATMKQREDPERSSCHGLPPTPKVHMGACFSKVFNGCPLRIHAAVTWIHPVTRDQFLVVGAEEGIYTLNLHELHEDTLEKLISHRCSWLYCVNNVLLSLSGKSTHIWAHDLPGLFEQRRLQQQVPLSIPTNRLTQRIIPRRFALSTKIPDTKGCLQCRVVRNPYTGATFLLAALPTSLLLLQWYEPLQKFLLLKNFSSPLPSPAGMLEPLVLDGKELPQVCVGAEGPEGPGCRVLFHVLPLEAGLTPDILIPPEGIPGSAQQVIQVDRDTILVSFERCVRIVNMQGEPTATLAPELTFDFPIETVVCLQDSVLAFWSHGMQGRSLDTNEVTQEITDETRIFRVLGAHRDIILESIPTDNPEAHSNLYILTGHQSTY, from the exons ATGGCGCTGCTGCGGGATGTGTCGCTGCAGGACCCGCGGGACCGCTTCGAGCTGCTGCAGCGCGTGGGGGCCGGGACCTATGGCGACGTCTACAAG GCCCGCGACACGGTCACGTCCGAACTGGCCGCCGTGAAGATAGTCAAGCTAGACCCAG GGGACGACATCAGCTCCCTCCAGCAGGAAATCACCATCCTGCGTGAGTGCCGCCACCCCAATGTGGTGGCCTACATTGGCAGCTACCTCAG GAATGACCGCTTGTGGATCTGCATGGAGTTCTGCGGAGGGGGCTCCCTGCAGGAGATTTACCATG CCACTGGGCCCCTGGAGGAGCGGCAGATTGCCTACGTCTGCCGAGAGGCACTGAAG GGGCTCCACCACCTGCATTCTCAGGGGAAGATCCACAGAGACATCAAG GGAGCCAACCTTCTCCTCACTCTCCAGGGAGATGTCAAACTGG CTGACTTTGGGGTGTCAGGCGAGCTGACAGCGTCTGTGGCCAAGAGGAGGTCTTTCATTGGGACTCCCTACTG GATGGCTCCCGAGGTGGCTGCTGTGGAGCGCAAAGGTGGCTACAACGAGCTATGTGACGTCTGGGCCCTGGGCATCACTGCCATTGAGCTGGGCGAGCTGCAGCCCCCTCTGTTCCACCTGCACCCCATGAG GGCCCTGATGCTCATGTCGAAGAGCAGCTTCCAACCACCCAAACTGAGAGATAAGACTCGTTG GACCCAGAATTTCCACCACTTTCTCAAACTGGCCCTGACCAAGAATCCTAAGAAGAGGCCGACAGCAGAGAAGCTCCTGCAG CACCCGTTCACAACTCAGCAGCTCCCTCGGGCCCTCCTCACACAGCTGCTGGACAAAGCCAGTGACCCTCATCTGGGGACCCCCTCCCCTGAGGACTGTGAGCTGGAG ACCTATGACATGTTTCCAGACACCATTCACTCCCGGGGGCAGCACGGCCCAGCCGAGAGGACCCCCTCGGAGATCCAGT TTCACCAGGTGAAATTTGGCGCCCCACGCAGGAAGGAAACTGACCCGCTGAATGAGCCG TGGGAGGAAGAGTGGACACTACTGGGAAAGGAAGAGCTGAGTGG GAGCCTGCTGCAGTCGGTCCAGGAGGCCTTGGAGGAAAG GAGTCTGACCATTCGGTCAGCCTCAGAATTCCAGGTGCCACACAGAAGGAGGCTGGAGCTGGGATCCAGGCCACTGCAGAGGGTACGATTGGAGTGGGATACGGTTACAGGGCAACCTGGTAACGGCTGGGCTGGGCCCTGCCCCTCCTACCAGGAGCTGGACTCCCCAGATGATACCATGGGAACCATCAAGCGGGCCCCGTTCCTAGGGCCACTCCCCCCTGAGCCTCCAGCAGAGGAGCCTCTGTCCAGTCCCCCAG GCCCCAATAGCTCCCCACGGCTGCCCACGGCCTGGGCCACCATGAAGCAGCGGGAGGATCCTGAG agGTCATCCTGCCACGGGCTCCCCCCAACTCCCAAGGTGCAT ATGGGCGCCTGCTTCTCCAAGGTCTTCAATGGCTGCCCCCTGCGGATCCACGCTGCTGTCACCTGGATTCACCCTGTTACTCGGG ACCAGTTCCTGGTGGTAGGGGCTGAGGAAGGCATCTACACACTCAACCTGCATGAACTGCATGAGGATACGCTGGAGAAG CTGATTTCACATCGCTGCTCCTGGCTCTACTGCGTGAACAACGTGCTGCTGTCACTCTCAG GGAAATCCACGCACATCTGGGCCCATGACCTCCCAGGCCTGTTTGAGCAGCGGAGGCTACAGCAACAGGTTCCCCTCTCCATCCCCACCAACCGCCTCACCCAGCGCATCATCCCCAG GCGCTTTGCTCTGTCCACCAAGATTCCTGACACCAAAGGCTGCTTGCAGTGTCGTGTGG TGCGGAACCCCTACACGGGTGCCACCTTCCTGCTGGCTGCCCTGCCCACCAGCCTGCTCCTGCTGCAGTGGTACGAGCCGCTGCAGAAGTTCCTGCTGCTGAAG AACTTCTCCAGCCCTCTGCCCAGCCCAGCTGGGATGCTGGAGCCGCTGGTGCTGGATGGGAAGGAGCTGCCGCAGGTGTGTGTGGGGGCTGAGGGGCCTGAGGGGCCCGGCTGCCGCGTCCTGTTCCATGTCCTGCCCCTGGAGGCTGGCCTGACGCCCGACATCCTCATCCCACCTG AGGGGATCCCAGGCTCGGCCCAGCAGGTGATCCAGGTGGACAGGGACACAATCCTAGTCAGCTTTGAAC GCTGTGTGAGGATTGTCAACATGCAGGGCGAGCCCACGGCCACACTGGCACCTGAGTTGACCTTTGATTTCCCCATCGAGACTGTGG TGTGCCTGCAGGACAGCGTGCTGGCCTTCTGGAGCCATGGGATGCAAGGCCGAAGCCTGGATACCAACGAG GTGACCCAGGAGATCACAGATGAAACAAGGATCTTCCGAGTGCTTGGGGCCCACAG AGACATCATCCTGGAGAGCATTCCCACTGACAACCCAGAGGCACACAGCAACCTCTACATCCTCACGGGCCACCAGAGCACCTACTAA